Part of the Salmo trutta chromosome 2, fSalTru1.1, whole genome shotgun sequence genome, TGCAGGGAGCTGCGCTCCACCCGTTACATCACCGACGGCTCCTGCCGCAGTGCCAAGCCCGTCAAGGAGCTGGTGTGCTCGGGTCAGTGCATGCCCGCCCACCTCCTACCCAACTCCATCGTGCGCGGCAAATGGTGGCGGAGCAGCGCCTCTGACTACCGCTGCATCCCGGCCCACTCCCGAACCCAGCGGGTGCAGCTGCAGTGCCCCAACGGCAACTACCGGACTTACAAAATCCGCGTGGTCACCTCCTGCAAGTGCAAACGCTACAGCCGCCACCACAACCAGTCAGAGGCCAAGGAGAGCTCCTCAGAGGCCAAGCCCAGACGCGACAAGAAACGCACCCGGCTGCCTGGGAGTCGGAACAAAAGCAACACACCGACGCTGGTCAGCAATTCATACTGAGGATGCTCTTCCTTCCTCCGTACACGGACAGAGACCAAAGCAGTACACACGCACATGTTACACACACCCAACACGGCTCCTTCActggaagagggaggagaagagccATTTCAACAAAAAAAGGATTTGTAAAGCTGTTTGTTGGACTGATTTGACACAAGTCTTTCTCACCAGAGAGGCACTATAGATTTTGCAGCCTACTTTCCAAAATATTTCAGAACTTTTGATTTGCATGACCAAATGAGTGGACAGAATGCCAGGGGAGGCCATGTGACTGGTCAGGAAAGGTGGAACACTGCTAGGATGGGAGTGTACAGTATTTTACATGTTCCGGTTTATAGCTAACAGCCTTTGACTCAGACACTAAGAGAATCCACCTTCGCCACAGCAAGAGGTGCACCTAAACTCAAACCCCACTTGTCAAAACATCCACCGGGCAGGCTACATTGCCtgatagagcacagagacactTTTCAACCCTATAGGCCTAACTGTGTTCTAGCACCTCTATGGCTGGGTGTTCTGTACTGAGCAGCATGTGGCAGGACTGGGGTGTCAGGCTATGGAGGTGGGCTGCTGACCCCAGACCACGCAGCCTCCTGACAGCCCGGGGAGCACCGCACTCACCAGGAGCCCCCCCAGGGTCCTCCTCACTCTATAGCAGTCGTATAGGAGCTGTCAGTTAAGGCCCCTGGCCCAGTGGCCCTAGTGGCCCGTGATGGTgaaagagatagggggagagagaggggtggggaatGGTTGTGTCAGCACTCTAAGACCAGGGTGCCTGCGGTCAAACAGGTGACTGGGCATTCCAGTGACCCATCTTAATGACTAAATGAGCCCATTCCTGTGTTTAGGATTTGAGTCATGAAAAGCCATTTCCTCTAGACATGGCTAGTTCCTGTTTGCtgaaaccacacagacacacaaaagaTCCTCATGTGTAGTGGAGGCTCCAGCAATTGTGCCTGTTGTTACCTTGAGGCACAGCATTCTATACTCAACTACACCCTGAATGGAGACCATTTGTTAGCAGCAAATAGCATTGGCAACCAACTAGCCATATCCCTATTCTATTCATTGAGAACCTAGATggtgagggagagaaaaaaaactccaCTTCTCTGACTATCAGCTCTACACTGTAAATAGCAATTAGTTCTGCTAACAATTTTTGGGTGGAAACCACCCAACTCAAACTATGCAGTGTTCAATATACTTAAAGTAATAAAGTGACATCATCACCCATATTGTTATATTTTTAAGTTGTAAATACTTAACTGTTTTGGGTTTTCTGAACTATTTGACACGAAATCGCATAATGTATTCTGAACTATACAAATTTAAGTTACTTCAGCGTGAATATTTGTTGTAGTGAACCTAAACATTTAGGGTCCCTTCAACTTACGTTTTCAAGTGCAAGTAGTAAGTAGTTCTGTTAGTAATTTTCAGCGGTCGTGTCTAACATTGTTTTATGTATTTGACAATTTGTCATTTTAACCCACCTTAGCAGGCgttgttgagcacagtgctcgttcctctagcagtaactggaggtagagTTGTAAGCATTACATGATTCTGCATTTGCCTCTGTCAATCAGAGTGACTTTGTTGATAGTGGGAATTTCTTGTCTCATTATTGAAAGTACATTTGCCCGATGGTTTTGATATCGTTTTCCATAATCTGTTACACTTCATAGCACAAAAAACTGCTTAATACTATTTTAGAAATATActtttctttcttcaaacatgCATACATTGTGTAAAAGTACTGTATCATAAAGTACTTTTTTTTATTATCGACAATCCTATACAAACAGAGCCATGTGGCATTATTAGGTATTCATAACTTGTAAAAATACGTAACAATTCTATATCAGCACAAAGTGTTTTTTACTCCAATATCAATGTCTGACTACTACTTTATTATTTTAAGTAAAGATGTAAAACATAATAGAACCAAGTAACAACAATTTATTGAGTAATGTTTAATGTTAGATTGACTTTAAAATATTAAATAATCATTACTTGTAAAGACTCTAACTTTAGATTAGcagaacacaaataaataaagttATATTTACTCAATAACCAAATATTTGTTAACAGTTCTTAAAAATAATAAGTGGCATATGAGTTAGTACCACTTCTAAAATTGTAGTTCTACTTACCGTTGGAAATGTTTGAATAGCCACTAGTCAATTTCTTTAATGAGTTAGACAGTTCATCTTTTCAGTGAAATCTCTGAATAGAACTGACAGGAAAGATAGGAATGAGATAAAAGACTGAAACTAAATCTGAATTGATTTATATTGGCTGCTGCTATCCCGCAGGATACAGACAGaaacacatagacagacagacaaacaggaaaAAGTTCTGGATCCCCAGTTTGCCCATGCTGACAAACCCATTCCCCTTTCTCATCCCTACTACAGACTGAGCTGTATTTAATTAAGAATGCTATGAACCTTTCAGCTTATTGTCCACATTCTGTTGTGCCATTCTCTCATAATACTTCCTTGTTTCGGTGTTCTAAACTGTACTGACAATGTTTGCTTCTTGTTCAATTGTGTGTTTGAAATAGCAACTGGAAGGGATTTTGTCATGTAAGCAGAGTTGTCCGTGTATAGCCTGATTGTACTTTAGAGACTCGAAGAAGGACTGTTACAAAGAATGAACtgcatatttatattttatttctaCATTTAAATTATTTATGCAACTTCTTGTAGTAAATGATGAAGCCATTATTGTCACATAAAATAATAGTGACTTTCAGATAATAAtgaaatactgtacagtacaaaaataaagtAGAGGCAGGTATATTTGAAGGAAGTGTGTTTGTTATCATTCTTCTCTGAATGGGCTGCTTTGACAAGgcctttctctcctctgtctttacCTTCACGCTAAGCGTATCTCTCATGTAAACAAAGATCAGCAATTAGGAAGTTGAGGTGTAGCAGCTCTTTGGAATGTCTGGCCCGGCTCActaaaggagaggaagaggaattcACGAGTGAGATGTTAGCGGCTCAGTCACAACAGCAACATTGCTTCGTTCACAGAGATGGATATGAGCCATAGCCATCATTCAGCCTGTTATTCTTGCACAGCCTCTCGCCTCCCTCAAGGCCTAAAGGTTCACACATTGAAAAAGACTTTAAGTTCAAAACGCGTCTTTCCTCACATTATCTTAGGACTTTGTGTATGTTGTATCTGGAGCACACTACAGTACTGCATTTATTCACTGAAAACTTGGGC contains:
- the LOC115158416 gene encoding sclerostin, whose amino-acid sequence is MGGIGEVVTERILPDVFYPLYRRSISMQVSLALLVSSTGLLLLQGCCTVVQGWRVLKNDATEIIPEYTENAQPPEQPILQASNNNSNTMNRPKHGGRRSSANTASYSASELSCRELRSTRYITDGSCRSAKPVKELVCSGQCMPAHLLPNSIVRGKWWRSSASDYRCIPAHSRTQRVQLQCPNGNYRTYKIRVVTSCKCKRYSRHHNQSEAKESSSEAKPRRDKKRTRLPGSRNKSNTPTLVSNSY